From one Oxyura jamaicensis isolate SHBP4307 breed ruddy duck chromosome 15, BPBGC_Ojam_1.0, whole genome shotgun sequence genomic stretch:
- the COMT gene encoding catechol O-methyltransferase has product MLESSSVPLFVVFVLLFILLLSVVLIRRNGAAALIWNEIIREKITNFIMNQSKEQRILNFVLQNAVRGDPCSVMDAIDKYCSQKEWAMNVGDEKGLILDKTVEEINPSVALELGTYCGYSAVRIARLLKAGARLLTVEFNPEFAAIAKQMIEFAGVQDKVKLIEGPSEEIIPQLKKKYEVDTLDFVFLDHWKDRYTPDTILLQECSLLRKGSVLLADNIIVPGAPEFVNYVRNNPRFQCTNYPSHLEYMKVQDAMEKAVFLG; this is encoded by the exons atgcTGGAGAGCTCTTCAGTCCCTTTGTTCGTTGTCTTCgtcctgcttttcattttgttgctcTCTGTGGTGCTCATCAGGAGAAACGGCGCTGCTGCCCTTATCTGGAATGAAATAATCCGGGAGAAAATAACCAATTTCATCATGAACCAGAGCAAAGAACAGAGGATTTTAAATTTTGTGCTGCAGAATGCAGTCCGAGGGGACCCCTGTAGCGTGATGGACGCTATAGATAAGTACTGCTCCCAGAAAGAGTGGGCCATGAATGTGGGCGATGAGAAAG gTTTAATTCTAGACAAGACAGTGGAAGAGATCAATCCATCAGTTGCACTGGAGCTGGGAACGTACTGCGGCTACTCAGCAGTTAGGATTGCTCGGCTACTGAAAGCAGGTGCTCGTCTCCTCACTGTGGAGTTCAACCCAGAATTTGCTGCTATAGCTAAACAGATGATTGAGTTTGCTGGAGTACAAGATAAG GTAAAACTCATAGAAGGACCTTCAGAGGAAATTATCcctcagctgaagaaaaaatatgaagtggATACTCTGGATTTTGTCTTCTTGGACCACTGGAAAGATAGATACACACCAGACACCATCCTGCTTCAG gAATGCAGCTTGCTGAGAAAGGGCTCAGTTCTTCTGGCCGACAATATCATCGTCCCAGGAGCTCCAGAATTCGTTAACTATGTCCGCAACAACCCCCGTTTCCAATGCACTAACTACCCATCTCATCTGGAATATATGAAAGTGCAGGATGCTATGgaaaaggctgtgtttttgGGATAG